From one Lycium barbarum isolate Lr01 chromosome 6, ASM1917538v2, whole genome shotgun sequence genomic stretch:
- the LOC132644434 gene encoding ethylene-responsive transcription factor ERF086-like, translated as MATETTIITTNTNINTTKSSSPQPNKSVTRKFVGVRQRPSGRWVAEIKDSSQRVRLWLGTYDTPEEAARAYDEAARTLRGENARTNFASVAPTNPNSGDQSNILQPNDGSHDHNKHGLSFSSLKAKLSKNLQSIMARNSENKSSSKSRVSDHFTFARIFHSKNNYDHQYQNHPHVDMNKIEKVVQPSIRVLPHLTDNNNDSYSSWENSSVSDCSSEWTAFRQLGLDSDCNSEWAAYRQLGLDSDNGSDGNEFFLGSDPMAGWISSPDIMSSAGSSEGSSRSKRFKVSSSIMVPPTFSESPLRGEYY; from the coding sequence ATGGCCACGGAAACCACCATCATCACCaccaacaccaacatcaacaccaCCAAATCATCATCACCACAACCAAACAAATCAGTAACAAGAAAATTTGTAGGTGTAAGACAAAGACCTTCCGGAAGATGGGTTGCTGAGATCAAGGACTCGTCTCAACGTGTGAGATTATGGCTAGGAACATACGATACTCCTGAAGAAGCTGCTCGTGCCTACGATGAAGCTGCCCGAACCCTACGTGGCGAAAATGCACGAACCAATTTCGCTTCTGTAGCTCCAACTAATCCTAATTCAGGCGATCAATCGAATATATTGCAACCAAATGATGGTTCTCATGATCATAACAAACATGGTCTTAGTTTTTCTTCTCTAAAAGCGAAATTAAGTAAGAATTTACAAAGCATCATGGCTAGGAATTCAGAAAATAAGTCATCGTCCAAGAGTAGAGTAAGTGACCATTTCACATTTGCTAGAATTTTCCACTCCAAGAACAATTATGATCACCAATACCAAAATCATCCTCATGTGGATATGAACAAAATTGAGAAAGTTGTACAGCCAAGTATTAGAGTACTTCCACATTTaactgataataataatgattcaTATTCTTCTTGGGAAAATTCAAGTGTGTCTGATTGTAGCAGTGAATGGACTGCTTTTAGACAACTTGGACTGGACTCTGATTGTAACAGTGAATGGGCTGCTTATAGGCAACTTGGGCTGGACTCTGATAATGGATCAGATGGAAATGAATTTTTTCTTGGATCAGATCCAATGGCAGGGTGGATTAGTAGTCCAGATATTATGAGTAGTGCTGGAAGCAGTGAAGGATCATCAAGAAGCAAAAGGTTTAAAGTTTCTTCTTCTATAATGGTTCCTCCTACTTTTAGTGAATCTCCTTTACGCGGTGAGTATTACTAA